The DNA region GGAATTTACCCAACCGGGGCGTTACGAATACGAAATACAGGCAGAAATTGAGCATATCTTTCGCTTGCGGGGCGGCGTGGGGCCAGCCTATCCCTCAATTGTGGCATCTGGTGCTAATGCCTGCGTCCTGCATTACATCGAGAACGATCGCCAAATGCAGGATAACGAATTACTGCTAATTGATGCCGGTTGTTGTTATGGCTATTATAACGGAGATATTACGCGCACATTTCCAGTAGGCGACAAATTTACCCCAGAACAAAAGACGATTTACGATTTAGTATTGTCAGCGCAACTGCAAGCTCTAGCCCAAGTCCAACCTGGTAATTCTTGGAACTTAATTCACGATACTGCTGTGCGCGTGCTAGTAGAAGGTATGCTGGATTTGGGAATTCTCCAAGGCAATATCGACGAATTGATTAAAGAGGAAAAATACAAACCTTATTATATGCACCGTACCGGACATTGGTTGGGTTTAGATGTTCACGATGCTGGTATGTATAAGCAAGGCGAAGAAACTTGGCAGATTTTGCAACCGGGACAAATTTTGACAGTAGAACCGGGGATTTATATTGCGCCCAATGTGAAACCAGCCGAAGGACAACCAGAGGTAGATAATAAGTGGCGCGGGATTGGAATTCGCATTGAAGATAATGTGTTAGTTACTGATTCAGGACATGAAGTATTAACTGCGGGAGTTCCTAAATGATGGATTTATTGTTTAAGGTCGATTGGTATAGGATATTCGTTCCGAGTACCTCAGTAGCCGAACTTGTTGTGCGCGGATCGTTGGTTTACTTGATGCTTTTTGCGGTGCTGCGCTTTCTTCCTAACCGCCAACAAGGAACGGTGGGGATTTCAGATTTGCTGGTGGTGGTGCTGTTTGCCGAAGCTGCCCAAAATGCGATGACAAGCAATTATACTGCGATCGCAGATGCTGTTATTCTTGTGGGCACGATCGTCTTATGGAGCTACACTTTAAACTGGCTTGGCTATAAAATTCCTCGCTTTCAGCGCTTCCTCAACCCACCGCCTATGCCGCTGGTAATGAACGGTCGCATCCTACGCGAAAACATGGCACAGCAATTGATTACCCAGGATGAGTTGATGAGCATCCTTCGCAAGCAGGGCGTGCAAAAGCTGAATGAGGTGAAGTTGGCATTTATGGAGTCTGACGGAAGTATCAGTGTAATCGCCCATTCCCAAAAATCTCTGGTTGGGGATGAGACAAAGGAAAGCTAATATTGTTACGAAAAGATTTGCAGAACTTCCTTGAATCACAATCAAGGAAGTTCTGCAATAATCGTGCCAGAGTTGTCGTAAATTCGTAAAAAGCTCTCACTCAAGAGTCTATCGTGAAAGACAATAAGGTTGTAAGCTAAGTCATTGCGAGATGAAGGAACTTTCAATCCTTCAAACCTTTGTAGGTTGTAGGCAACTGTTCCAAGTTCTTGAGTTGGGGCAATCTCACATTGTGCATTAAGCGGACGCCAATTTCCAGTGAGTTCTTGTAAGTTTGTCCCTAAATTTCTCTGGATACTTTTATCACAGAGAGCTAAGATTGCATTCAGCTTGTAGTTGATGGAGAGCATGATGCGCGGCGACCCTTGAACATCAAGAATTCCAGCAGCGGTTTCGACTCTAGTTCTAACCTCTAGAAGGGAGGTTTGTTCGCTGTCAGCTAGGTAGAGTGCCTCAAATGTCTGAGGTGGGTTGTATCTGCCGCCGAATTGAGAGCCAATCGCGGATAAGGGAGCGTCGGCATATTTTTGCTGGATAGAACGAAATGCCACCTCTTCTATGGAGAGTATGGGCGCTCTTTCCAGAACCTTGACAAGTTCGTTACCAGTCAGCATTTGGCAATGAGTTATTCAGGTTGACCAGTTTCCATCGCCCAGATAAGGCTCTCCACAACTTCAATTTTACCCTCTTTTAAGTAGGACATAGGTGTGCGCCCCGCCAGGTCTGGATGTGGGGCATTAAGCCATATTTGAACGTACTCTATTGACCCATCCAGCAGATCCTGCAACCGCAGTATCAGTTTATCGATTTCCTCTTGAAGAAGCTGTGGGTCTGAAATTACCAACGGCTTAATAGTTTTTGCTTGTTCTAATTTCATATAATTTGACTAAAGTGGAGTACTCAACGCATTTATTCTAACTTATGTGTAAGCCTTAGCCGGGGATACCGTGTTCAATCCCCTGAGCATATAATTGTTCCTTGCGGTATATTTTACTCACCCTGCCAGCCACTGTAAGATCGCTCTCGGTGGCATTGTGTGGGTTGGGGTTATGGAAGCGTTGGATCTTTCTTCTTCAAAAGAGGCAAACAAATTTCAGTTCCTTCAGGCTCAATTGCGCGATCGCTGGGAGTCGATCGAAGGATTGGATAATAGCGAGTACGATATCTTGGTAGTTCCTTCCCTCAGCCTGGATCGGCGAGAACTGCTCAAGATTGAGGGTTTCCTTCACTACGAAGAAAGGTTGCTGTTTTCGTTAATTCGGTTGCAAAGCCCTAAAACACGAGTAATTTACGTGACTTCGCAGCCTCTACCGCCGATTGTAATTGATTACTACCTGCAATTGCTCCCCGGCATCCCATTTTCCCACGCACGCGATCGCCTCTTATTATTCTCCACCTACGATTCTTCTACCACACCGCTAACCCAAAAAATATTAGAGCGTCCTCGCTTAATGGAACGCATTCGGCAGTCATTGCGCCTCGAAAAATCCTTTATGATTTGCTACAACTCAACGACCCTAGAGCGAGATTTATCTGTCCAATTAGGCGTACCCCTGCTGGCGGCAGATCCGGATTTGCTTTACTGGGGAACTAAAAGCGGCAGTCGGCAAATCTTTGCTGAGTGCGGCGTTTCCCATCCAGATGGTAGCGGACTTGTTTTGAGTGCAGAAGACCTCGCGGAAGCGGCGGCAGAACTGTGGGAACGCCAACCTTCCTTAGAGAGGATGGTAGTCAAACTTAATGAGGGATTTTCGGGTGAAGGTAATGCAATGCTGGACTTAAAACCGCTCCAGCATAAGGCTCCCGGTTGTGCATCCCACAAAGAAAGAGTTGCTGCTGTTTGCGATCGCTTCCCTTTTTTGAACTTTCAAGCCAAAAATGAAACTTGGTCAAATTTTTCTAGCCGCATCCCAGAGTTAGGGGCAATTGTCGAAGCTTTCATTGAGGGAGAAGAAAAGCGAAGTCCCAGCGTTCAAGGTCGGATTACTCCCACAGGAGAAGTAGAAATTCTCTCCACCCACGACCAAATTTTAGGTGGTTCCGGCGGTCAAATTTACTTGGGTTGCTATTTCCCAGGAGACGAAGCTTACCGCTTGCAGTTGCAAGAAATTGGATTGCGGGTTGGTCGAAATCTTGTCCAAAAAGGAGCGCTAGAACGCTTTGCCGTTGATTTTATCGCCGTTCGCCAACCTGACAAGACAGGTAAGCCGCAGTGGGATCTCCAAGCAATAGAAATCAACCTGCGTAAAGGTGGCACCACCCATCCATTCATGACCCTCAAATTTTTAACTAACGGTCGCTATGACATGGCTACCGGCTTATTCTACAGCCAGCAGGGATGTCCGAAATATTACATTGCCACCGACAACCTACAAAAAGATCGCTATCGGGGTCTGCTACCGAACGATTTGATGGATATCATTGCTCATCAGCGGCTGCATTTCGATACCAGTACGCAGACAGGCACGGTGTTCCATCTCATGGGTTGCCTCTCCGAATTCGGCAAGTTGGGATTAACCAGTATCGGCAATTCTCACCAGCAAGCTAAAGATATTTACAACCGGGTTAATAACGTGCTGGATGAAGAAACGAAACCAACAGCAAAAATTTTATCTTCAGTCAGCAGTGCAGCAGTCAATTAGACATCTCCAGAAATTAAAGGTGCTAACCCTAGAACCCTTGTAGAGACGTTGCATGCAACGTCTCTACATTCTTTGAAAGGAGATGTCTATTAGAAGAATTGCAGATAGCCTCAATCTAACAACCAATAACTGGACAAGGGCAAAAATTCCTTTACTGTCGTGTAGAATCAAGACATTCTGCATCTTCTGTAGCGCTGTTTGTCCCAACTTGGCTTTTCATTAGTTGCTTGTGCATCAACAATCTGTTGCGACTGCTGTCCATTGCATCAATCCGGCTTGCCCGCGTCCCTATCCTCAGAGTATAGGGAACAATTTTTGTAACATTTGTGGCTCGCCGCTGCGGCTCAAAGATCGCTACATTCCGCTAGAAAGGCTGGGATTTGGTGGATTTGCTGCCATCTACGCAGTCTGGGATCTAAAGACGGAAACAGAACGAGTGCTGAAGGTGTTGGTGGAAACTTCTCCTAAAGCTTTGTCGATGTTTGAGCAAGAGGCTCAAGTATTAGGGAGTCTGCGCCATCCGGGAGTACCAAGAGTAGAGCCTGATAGTTATTTTCAGGTGATAGTGGGCGATCGGCCCCAGCGGTTACTACCCTGTCTGGTGATGGAAAAAATATCCGGTCAGACGTTGGAGGATATTCTCAAACACCATCCCCAAGGTTGTCCCGAAGCGTGGGTACTTAACTGGCTTAAGCAGGCGGTGCAGATTTTACGGGAGTTGCACCTGCGTAAGATTATCCATCGCGACATCAAACCGTCTAACCTAATGTTGCGCCAGGGGGGAACCAGGCAATTGGTGCTGATTGATTTTGGCGGCGCAAAACAAATCGGCCCAGTCCATTCCCATTCTCAAGCTAGCTCGACGCGGTTATTTTCGCCCGGTTACAGTCCAGCAGAACAGATTGCTGGGGGTGTGGTGGGGCCGTCTGCCGATTTCTACGCGCTAGGCATGACCTGCATTCACTTGCTGACGGGCAAATATCCTCCCGATCTCGAAGATCCAAATACAGGGCAATTACGTTGGCGTCCTTATGTTAAAGTTAGCCCAGCTTTTGCCGCTCTGTTGGATGATATGGTGCGGCCAGATATGGGTCAACGACCAAGTAATGCCAGAGAAATTATCAAGCGTCTGCGGCATATTTCTCCCAGGCAGATAACGCCAACTGCTGCTGCGGAGTCTGTCTGGAAGATGGTGACCAAATCAGTGGAAATTTGCCTAAATTTTTTGTTGGCGACAATTGCACTGAGTTGGAAATGGTTGAAATGGCTGACTATTTCTGCTTACTATCTCACTATCCAGTTGGTAAAAGCTGGCTTCGGTACGCTTTTGGAGATGGTAGGCGGCGGTATTGGTGCGGGTGTGGGTGCGGGAATTGGCTTTTGGTGGGCCGATCGCTCCTCAAATAATTTTCACCTGCCCAGTCCTATTTTGCAACATTTGCCCCACTGGGTTGCTAATATTGCGATCGCTGCCAGTAAACCGCAGATGATCGTATTTGCATTAGCTGGTTTAGGAACAGCCTGGGGTTTGACCCAGGTAAAAAGTTTGGGTCAGCAGCAGCGGCGATATTTAATAGCCGGAATCATGGGCGTCTTGGGCTATAGTGTTGGGTGGTTAATTTTGCAAAGAGTAGCACCATCAGGAGTAATAGCACCTGACGATCTAGTAATAATGACGGCAGTTGCAGCTTTTACGCTAACTCTCGGATTGGGATTGCCCAGCCACGATTTGGTTCATGCTATATTTACCGCCATTGGCACAGCCAGTTTCTTTGTCGGTTTGGTCACCCTCACCATCAAATTTTTGCCGGTAACTGCTATTTTTGGTTTTTCTGATGCCTTTTTCACTACCCTCAATTGGACTAATTTTGGTTTCTGTATCGCCTTTTTCAGTCTTTTGGGCATCATCCTTGGCTTCTGGTTAGGTATCAGCTATTATTTGTTTGTACCTTTTTTGCGACTATTGGGTTTCCGCTGAGTAGCAAGTAGAAAGAAAAAGTGAAAACAGATACCATTTTTTACCAACTTTTTAAAGAATTTCCCAACATATTCTTTGAGTTAATCGGCAAGCCAGACACCAACCTCAACACCTACGAATTCACCGTCCTTGAAATCAAAGAGCAAGGCTTTCGGTTGGACGGCTTATTTTCAACTTTAGAAGAGTTTTCGACCGAACCAATCTACTTTGTCGAAGTCCAATGTTATAAAGACGAAGAATTTTACGAGCGACTATTCGCCGAAATATTTCTTTACTTCCGGCAATATAAACCAGCCAATCCGTCCTGGTACGCTATAGTTATATACGATCGCCGCAGTAACGAAACCCCATGTCACCCGCGCTATGGCGTGTTAGTGGAGAATCACCTGCGCCGCTTCTACCTAAATGAAATAGAACCCGCCGCCGATGAGTCTCTGGGAACAGGTATCCTGAGATTAATTGTAGAGACTCCCAAAAATACTAGCACCCGCGCTCAAGAGCTAATTAACAAAGCCAGAGTTGAATTGGTAGATGACATTATCCAGCGGCAAGTGCTAGAATTTATAGAAACAATAGTTGTGTACAAATTTCCTAATTTAGGTAGAGAGGAAATAGAAGCCATGCTAGGACTAGATTTACTTAGACAAACCAGAGTTTATCAAGAAGCCAAAGAAGAAGGGATTGAACAAGGGATTGAACGGGGAAAGCTACAAACTAAATTAGAGATGGTGCCTTTGCTACTGGAACTGGGATTAAGCATTCAGGAAGTTTCAGTCCGCTTACAGCTTGATGAGGAAACTGTAAGAAAAGCGGCAGAGAATTAAATTTAGTCTAATAGTATGAGCATAAAAATTATGTCAATGCTCGACCTCATCAGACATACCAAAGTTTATCAAGAAGCCTACGAAGAAGGCAAACTACAAACTAAATTAGAAATGGTGCCTTTGCTACTGGAACTGGGATTAAGCGTTCAGGAAGTTTCAGTCCGCTTAAAGCTTGACGCGGAAACTGTAAGAGAAGTGGCGGAAAATGACTGCTGGTGAAATGATCGAAACGGCATCTCGTCCGATTATTATTGCCCACCGAGGCGCAAGTGGTTTGCGTCCTGAACATACTTTAGCTGCTTATGAATTAGCGATTGATTTGGGCGCTGATTTTATTGAGCCCGACTTAGTTTCGACCAAGGATGGGGTGCTAATTGCTCGTCACGAAAATGAAATATCTAGCACTACTAATGTAGGTGAACATCCAGAGTTTGTCAACCGAAAAACTACTAAACTTATTGATGGGCAAACAGTAAGTGGCTGGTTCGCTGAAGACTTTACTTTAGCTGAAATTAAGACGCTGCGGGCAAAAGAACGTCTGCCATTTCGCGATCGGGCCTTTGACGGCCAATTTCCCATTCCCACTCTGCAAGAAATTATCGATTTAGCTAAGCGCAAAAGTGCCGAAACAGGACGGACTATTGGTATTTACCCAGAAACCAAACACCCGACTTTTTTTGATGCTATTGGGTTATCTCTGGAGGAACCTTTAGTTGAAATCCTCCACGCTAACGGATACAACAAAGCTGACGATCGCATTTTCATTCAGTCCTTTGAAACGACAAATCTCAAACAACTGGATAAAATGACAAATTTGCCGCTAATCCAGTTACTCAGCAATACCGGGAAGCCTTATGATTTGGCAATTACAAACGATGTTCGCACTTATAAAGATATGACTTCCCCTGATGAATTAGCTAAAATTGCTGAATATGCTGACGGAATTGGGCCAGATAAACGTATGATAGTTCCTACAGATGACAACGGGATATTGTTGCAGCCAACATCTTTAATTCAGGATGCTCATGCGGTGGGTTTGTTGGTGCATCCATATACGTTTCGCAATGAAGCGCAGTACTTAGCGCCAGACTACAATCACGATCCAGAAGCGGAATATGAGCAGTTTTTTAATCTCGGTGTCGATGGATTGTTTACTGATTTCCCCGGTACTGCTTTTGGTGCGTTGCAAGCTAATGACAATTTCAGATTTCAGATTTAAAATCGTAAAGAAAAAAGTAAAGTTTTAAAATTCAAAATCTAAAATCTAAAATTATTTTATGACTAATTAGGTTGCATCCGCCGCAGATCGGAAATAATATCCTTAACTGTTTTTGCATTGGGAGATTGAATTTGCTCGAAGATTTCTAAGGTTTGCCGTAAATATACAAGTGCTGTCGTAAAATCTCCCTGGGTGGCTAACAATTGTCCTAACATTCCCATTGTTACCGCTTTTTCCTCGATATCGTCGCTTTGTTCTTTGAGTTCTAGGGATTGTTGATAAAAAGCGATCGCCTCCTCAATTCTACCTAGCTGTTTGTATAGTTCGCCCAACTGATGCAATGTGGCGGCTTTACCTTGGATATCGCCAATGCCTTCTTTGATTTCCAAAGATTGCTGATATAAGTCAGTTGCTTCCTCTAATTGTCCGTGATGAGCATATATAACGGCTAGACAGTGCAATGTGGCGCTTTTACCGTGGATATCGTTGACGCTTTCTTTGAGGGATAGGGACTCTTGAAATAGCGCGATCGCATTTTTAACTTCTCCCTGATTTGCTTTGAGAATCGCCAACTGGTGCAATGTCGCCGCCTTACCCTGGATATCGTTTATACTTTCTTTTAGCCCAATCGACTGCTGACAAAGGGCGATCGCATCCTTAACTTGTCCCTGATTGGCTTTAATCATTGCCAGCGAATGCAGTGTTTGCGCCTGCGTCTCCTCATCGCCAATACTTTTCGCCAGTTTCAGCGATCGCTCGAACAAACGGATGGCTTCCTTAAAATGTCCCTGGTTGGCTTTCAGGGTCGCTACCTGGTATAAAATTGTGGCTATACCCTCCGTGTCGCCGATCCGCTCGTAGATTTTCTGACATTGCTCGTAAAGAGCGATCGCTTCATCGATTTTCCCCTGATTGGCTTTGAGAAGCGCCAGCTGGTGCAATTTCGCTGCCTTACCTTCAGCATCGTTTCTGCGTTCATCGACTTCTAGCGCTTGCTGTAAGAAGGCGATCGCTTGTTCGATTTGTTTTTCTTGGGTGCGGTTAACCATACTTGCAGGTTTTTTTATTAGCGTTTTCAGAATTTGTGTTTATATACAGGACTTATGACTTTGCACGTACCATCACTGTATTGGCTATATATGACGATTCTGTGTATATCCTGTTGATATCGTATGTGATTATTCAATAGTATCAGTCCTGTGATGGAGATTTTGGCACTTTGCTGCTACTTAAGATTATTATAATCTCACGAAATCAGCATCCGCATTTCTTAATCTACTTTTAGCCACCATCGAACCAGCAATTTTAGCTTGGTTCGATGGTGGTTTGAGTGCTGATGTTGATGTGGAACTTATCGACGATCTCAACAATAAGGGCGCAAGGCGATTTGCCGTCATTGGGATGCTTACTAAACAAAGTGCGATCGCCAGCTTCTAAGCGTTATATTAAATAATGTAAAGACTTTTATCAAAAATCAGAGTCAAAAGTAATGGGACTATTCGGAATTGGCAAAAAGGCTACTTTACCTACACCAGAACAAGCTTTGCCGGGACGTGCAGAAACCATGCCAGTCCCCTCCAAACACTATGTTAACGGCAATCCCCTCAAGCCGCCCTTTCCGGCTGGAATGGAAACTGCAATGTTTGGGATGGGGTGTTTCTGGGGCGCTGAACGCAAATTCTGGCAGTTGGAGGGAGTTTACACTACCGCAGTCGGTTACGCAGCCGGGGTCACACCCAACCCCACTTACCAAGAGGTATGTTCGGGAATGACTGGTCATAATGAAGTTTTTCTGGTTGTTTTTGACCCGAAAGTTATCAGTTACGAACAACTTTTGAAAGCCTTCTGGGAAAGCCACAATCCTACCCAAGGTATGCGTCAGGGTAATGACGCTGGCACTCAGTACCGTTCGGGTATTTATGTTTACTCTCAGAACCAGAAAAAGCAGGCTGAAGCATCGCGAGACGCCTATCAGCAAGCCCTCAAGGCATCAAATTACGGGGAGATTACAACTGAGATAATTGATGCGCCTGAGTTCTACTACGCGGAAGGTTACCATCAGCAATATCTGGCGAAAAATCCGGGTGGGTATTGCGGTTTGGGCGGTACAAAAGTTTGTTTTCCCGGTATGGCTGAATCATCGGTGAAGTAGTCAAAGGTATGTTGTTGCGCTTTAGCGCTCTTTTGGCGCTAAAGCAAAGGTATGTTGTTGCGCTTTAGCGCTCTTTTGGCGCTAAAGCGCAACTACGTACCTAAAGAATTATTTCAGCAGATAATTGCTTTGTTGGGTTTCGTTACCTCAACCCAACCTACGAAAGTTCTACGAAAGTTCAAAATTAGAACCTATCGTGACAGTATCTTTTTACAGTCCACTTCAGTGGACTTTTGCTATTAGCCTGCGATTTGAATCGCAGGCGGGCTTTGGGCGCAGATACAAGATCTAGTTTAAAGTTAAGAACTGAGAAAAGCATTATATCAGGTTTCTTTAAAAGAATCGTACAAAACTAAAGTATCAAATTCCCGCCATCCGCTGCACTCTAGCAATGATTTCTCTAACTGTTTCGGCGTCTGGAGATTTGAGGCGCTGCAATATTTCCAGAGATTCCTGCAAATATGGTAATGCTGTGTCAAAATCTCCCCGCCTAGCCAAAAGTTGCCCCAGCATTCCCAAAGTTATCGCCTTACCTTGAACATCGCCAATCCGTTCCTTTAATTCCAGAGATTGCTGATAAAATACGATCGCATCCTCTACATCCCCTCGATTGGCATAGATACCTGCCAGTTGGTGCAACGTCGCCGCCTTACCTTGAACATCGCCAATCCGTTCGTCTAATTCCAGAGATTGCTGATAAAATGCGATCGCATTCTCAACATCCCCTCGATGAACAAGAAATTTTGGCATTGGTGGCGGCGGGTAAAAGCAATCAAGAAATAGCTCAAATATTGTACATTGCTTCGGGGACGGTGCGGGTTCACGTTCACGCGATTTTGCAAAAGTTAGAAGTGCGCGATCGCACTCAAGCCGCCGTTGTTGCCATTCAAAAAGGATTAGTGGCGGAAGAACTGTTAGCAATTAAAAGTTAAAATGTAGGTTGAGGCGCGAGGGACGTGAAACCCAACTTTTTGATGCCAAATCCGCTGTAATCGAACATCTTAGAATTTTGGAAGGAGAAGAGATATGGTTATGATGAAACTCATGGTTATTCCTTATAAAAAATATTCTCATCTTTTAACTGATCTACAGAAAAAGCGTACCCAATTCCTACATTAGCGGATCTTTCAATTTCCTTTGTTAATTCTAGTATTTGATACTGATTGACTATCATTCCATTTATTGGATCAAAGCCACTCAATAAGATATTTCCACCCTTTGGTGTTGAAAGATATTCTATATTCTTTTTAATAACTGAACGGAGTTCAGCAAAAGTTTTTGTCAGTCCTGTTGCTTTCCGTGTAATTATCCCGATTACTTCTGATGTTTCTGGATCAATTAGAGGCCCGCCAGAGTTGCTAGGATTAACGCTAGCATCAACTTGTATGATATTAGCGACTCCACTTTTGTAAAAAGATGAAATTATTCCAGCATGGCATACCAAGTTTAGGTGTTCAAAAGGATAGCCTAAAAATAAAATAGTGTCGCCTATTCGCTTGGTTTTATGGTCGCCAAAAGAAAAATTATATAGATGTTTTTGCTTTAGTTCTGGAATATCAAAAACGCAATAATCATAACTATTCTCTCCTGATGCCGTTACAATGTTCTTTTTAAAGTCGTGATTAGTTAATTGAATTCCATCCAAATGACATTGAGGCTCACTATCAAAAGTTCTAAGAACTATAACAGAAGCCTCTGGTGCTTGGAAAACAACATGATAATTGGTTACTAAATAACCATCCACTATAAATCCTGTCCCCGAAGCTGCACGCTGTCCATTAACTGTAGTATGCACAATATGAAC from Argonema galeatum A003/A1 includes:
- a CDS encoding trypsin-like peptidase domain-containing protein, encoding MSIADIVETVKSGVVHIVHTTVNGQRAASGTGFIVDGYLVTNYHVVFQAPEASVIVLRTFDSEPQCHLDGIQLTNHDFKKNIVTASGENSYDYCVFDIPELKQKHLYNFSFGDHKTKRIGDTILFLGYPFEHLNLVCHAGIISSFYKSGVANIIQVDASVNPSNSGGPLIDPETSEVIGIITRKATGLTKTFAELRSVIKKNIEYLSTPKGGNILLSGFDPINGMIVNQYQILELTKEIERSANVGIGYAFSVDQLKDENIFYKE